From the genome of Mustelus asterias chromosome 7, sMusAst1.hap1.1, whole genome shotgun sequence, one region includes:
- the ccn4b gene encoding cellular communication network factor 4b, giving the protein MKRLLLWILVASNIFQGLTQNSKEASEANENSIDFVHPYNRTQYCHWPCQCPRRMPKCPPGVSLVMDGCECCKACAKQLGENCTEADTCDYHKGLYCDYSRDAPKYEVGVCAYMVGVGCELNGVTYSNGQSFQPNCKYKCTCINGAIGCIPVCRQSRPPLVWCQNPRRVKMPGKCCERWICDESEKLRKTAPRHVSMSAYTGQSEVWRRNCLVQTTPWSTCSQSCGMGISTRISNENDQCKLVKERRLCYLRPCNIDFTKHIKEGKKCLSVLKQTQPVNFTLSGCVSRRTYRPKYCGVCTDDRCCTPQKSKTIEVNFDCPDGVGFSKNLMWINSCFCNLRCKNPNDIFADLSYYPDYSEISN; this is encoded by the exons GGTCTCACCCAGAATTCCAAGGAAGCTTCAGAGGCCAACGAGAACTCAATAGACTTCGTCCACCCGTATAACCGCACGCAGTACTGCCACTGGCCCTGCCAGTGTCCGAGACGCATGCCCAAGTGCCCACCCGGAGTTAGCTTAGTGATGGATGGCTGCGAGTGTTGCAAGGCATGTGCTAAGCAGTTGGGAGAGAACTGCACAGAAGCAGACACCTGTGATTACCACAAAGGACTGTACTGCGACTACAGTCGGGATGCCCCTAAATACGAAGTAGGAGTTTGTGCAT ATATGGTTGGAGTAGGATGTGAGCTCAATGGAGTCACGTATTCCAATGGCCAAAGCTTTCAACCCAACTGCAAGTACAAGTGTACATGTATAAATGGTGCTATTGGCTGCATCCCTGTGTGCAGGCAATCCCGACCTCCACTTGTCTGGTGTCAGAATCCCAGGCGTGTCAAGATGCCGGGAAAATGCTGTGAGCGCTGGATCTGTGATGAATCGGAGAAGCTAAGGAAGACTGCCCCTCGTCATGTGTCCATGTCAG CTTACACAGGCCAATCAGAAGTGTGGCGCCGTAACTGCTTAGTGCAAACCACACCTTGGAGCACTTGTTCACAATCTTGTGGAATGGGAATATCAACAAGGATTTCAAATGAAAACGACCAGTGCAAACTGGTGAAAGAAAGACGCCTTTGCTACTTACGGCCTTGCAATATTGACTTTACGAAGCACATCAAG GAAGGGAAAAAGTGTCTGAGCGTCCTGAAGCAGACCCAACCCGTGAACTTCACCTTGTCTGGCTGTGTGAGCCGTCGCACCTACCGACCAAAGTATTGTGGCGTCTGCACGGACGATCGATGCTGCACTCCCCAGAAGTCGAAGACCATCGAGGTGAATTTTGACTGCCCCGATGGGGTGGGCTTCTCCAAGAATCTGATGTGGATAAACTCCTGCTTCTGCAACCTGAGGTGCAAGAACCCCAATGACATTTTTGCAGATCTGTCGTACTATCCCGACTACTCTGAAATCTCAAATTaa